A stretch of Clostridia bacterium DNA encodes these proteins:
- a CDS encoding MBL fold metallo-hydrolase yields the protein MKITFLVDSNTMIDQYYQAEPALSVLVESEQNRILLDTGYSGAFLANARALGIDLCDLDWLVLSHGHFDHTWGLPHLIRYYTEERIRGRKVEAPTILAHPIALEDKISPELGSIGSFFNKETLQRFFPVKLSREPMWLTDKILYMGEIPKQLSFEQGRIKNQRPDEDGTLIPDDIIDDTSLALLTKDGLVLLTGCAHRGVCSTLARAMELTGEKRVVDILGGFHLLNASETRLRETVRFLTQAGLTRMSPCHCVDQKAKCVLANAFDLRQIGSGLSVEWE from the coding sequence ATGAAGATTACATTTTTGGTGGACAGCAATACCATGATTGATCAGTACTACCAAGCAGAGCCGGCCCTTTCCGTATTGGTGGAGTCAGAACAGAACCGTATACTTTTGGATACGGGTTATTCAGGTGCCTTTCTAGCCAATGCCCGTGCACTGGGAATAGATTTATGTGACTTGGATTGGTTGGTATTGTCCCATGGGCATTTTGACCATACTTGGGGATTGCCTCACTTGATTCGCTATTATACAGAGGAAAGAATAAGGGGTAGAAAGGTTGAGGCTCCGACTATTTTAGCGCATCCAATTGCGCTTGAAGATAAGATTTCGCCTGAACTTGGATCAATCGGCTCATTTTTTAACAAGGAAACCTTGCAGAGATTCTTTCCTGTCAAACTGAGTAGGGAGCCTATGTGGCTTACGGATAAAATTTTGTATATGGGTGAAATTCCAAAACAGCTTTCGTTTGAACAAGGAAGAATAAAAAACCAACGCCCCGACGAAGATGGTACTTTGATACCAGACGATATCATTGACGATACTTCCCTTGCATTGCTGACCAAAGACGGACTAGTGCTCTTAACGGGCTGTGCCCATCGTGGGGTATGTTCGACGCTAGCTAGGGCGATGGAACTGACGGGGGAGAAGCGGGTTGTAGATATCTTGGGAGGTTTCCATCTCCTAAATGCTTCCGAGACGCGACTTAGGGAAACGGTGCGCTTTCTTACGCAAGCAGGCCTTACTCGCATGAGCCCATGCCACTGTGTAGACCAAAAGGCAAAGTGTGTGCTGGCAAATGCATTCGATTTGCGTCAGATTGGTAGTGGCCTAAGTGTAGAATGGGAATAG
- a CDS encoding amidohydrolase, giving the protein MNNGAIMNLTLVTMNPSRDVVTDGGIVWEDGKIIYVGPSFKVKQLAKAKNFEIEDGQKKILFPGMVNSHMHLFQNLLKGLGADLDLETWWPSTIKPAATAIRAEHVAAAATAGTMESIRGGATTLVDYMYAHPVKGLSQVTIDAVNKVGARLVYARGFRNTGAAHGFPVELIEKTADVFDEVVSLTKHYQKQEDMVRFMVAPAAAWAVDAEGLQDTRDFANATGIPITMHMFETDTDNVVCRERYGMKDAITFFEKTNLLGDDLLAVHVVAIGDRELKAFREHNVKVSHNPMANMYLASGIAPVTEMLERNICVSLGTDGAASNNSTDMLETLKMTALLHKVAAKDPTAITANKVLEMATIDGARAIGMENLIGSIEEGKRADFFLFDPDACGKSSPCHAPVATLVYSSGQASIVKVVVDGKTIINDGDFVEFEEGEAYQHQSEMARDLASRAGYPREFLERDWKSFVW; this is encoded by the coding sequence ATGAACAACGGAGCGATTATGAACCTGACGCTGGTGACCATGAACCCTTCACGGGACGTGGTAACAGATGGCGGCATCGTATGGGAGGATGGCAAGATCATCTATGTGGGTCCTTCCTTTAAAGTTAAGCAACTGGCTAAAGCTAAGAACTTTGAGATTGAGGATGGACAAAAAAAGATTTTGTTTCCAGGCATGGTCAACAGCCATATGCATCTTTTCCAAAACCTGTTAAAGGGTTTGGGTGCAGATTTAGATTTGGAGACCTGGTGGCCGAGTACCATCAAACCGGCCGCGACGGCCATTCGTGCAGAACATGTGGCTGCGGCTGCGACGGCTGGCACGATGGAGTCCATTCGGGGCGGTGCGACGACGCTGGTGGACTATATGTATGCTCATCCCGTAAAGGGGCTAAGCCAGGTGACCATTGATGCGGTCAACAAGGTTGGTGCCCGCTTGGTCTATGCGCGCGGTTTTCGCAATACTGGCGCAGCACACGGCTTCCCCGTGGAGTTGATTGAAAAAACAGCAGATGTGTTTGATGAGGTAGTGAGCCTTACAAAGCATTACCAAAAACAAGAAGATATGGTGCGGTTTATGGTGGCGCCGGCGGCAGCCTGGGCAGTCGATGCTGAGGGACTGCAGGATACTAGAGATTTTGCCAATGCGACCGGAATCCCCATTACCATGCATATGTTTGAGACAGATACAGACAATGTAGTCTGTCGCGAACGCTACGGCATGAAGGACGCCATAACCTTCTTTGAAAAGACCAACTTATTGGGTGACGATCTCCTGGCAGTCCATGTCGTTGCAATTGGAGATCGGGAATTGAAGGCTTTTAGAGAGCACAACGTAAAAGTGAGTCATAACCCGATGGCCAACATGTACCTGGCTTCTGGTATTGCCCCCGTGACAGAGATGCTAGAGAGAAATATCTGTGTTTCCCTGGGAACAGATGGCGCAGCCAGCAATAATTCTACAGATATGTTGGAAACCTTGAAGATGACGGCACTCTTACATAAGGTGGCAGCGAAGGATCCTACGGCCATCACGGCCAATAAAGTGTTGGAGATGGCAACCATAGATGGTGCACGTGCGATTGGTATGGAAAACCTAATTGGTTCCATAGAGGAAGGAAAACGGGCTGATTTCTTTTTATTTGACCCGGATGCCTGTGGCAAGTCTAGCCCCTGTCATGCTCCGGTAGCAACTTTAGTTTATTCATCAGGACAAGCATCTATTGTTAAGGTAGTTGTCGATGGAAAAACGATTATCAATGACGGCGATTTTGTCGAGTTTGAGGAAGGCGAGGCATACCAGCACCAAAGCGAGATGGCGAGAGATCTGGCGAGTCGCGCAGGTTATCCTAGAGAATTTCTTGAGCGAGACTGGAAATCATTTGTATGGTAA
- a CDS encoding diguanylate cyclase, producing MTIQDRVYSNSGPNLFEITFQMMCKISPDGVICSANESLLEQLGYLPIECNNRSIGDFVMPQQLDLILKSAKHLAEGETSEALLVDLQTSAGEVISCMLRMQCFEGEIVALFVPTKKEAEHIERSIDSFQLISRILEKDAKDSNQFYHYILRELMAIYGYKSGCLRVFEQESDCYTQFQYYGQEKWNGEDWCALRFEDSIDLWSYVKETMLPLTIPCLEDFLKQRGLVGASELQVNNLLLLPILQEEEVKACLLLADCESPISEERIDILSSLLATVWDIVEQKQISRRLARKNDGMKKLYSHLEEGVATYDLILDESKKVMDYRFLDVNRAFFEQIGCGRQLLYGRKGSEFYGQTPAPYLQEFTQVMRTRRSLQFEQFDKKLNKNFHISVFPVGDTQVATIFYDRTSQKKLQVAMQLEKERLAVALSSIGDGVISADIAGRIVEMNRVAESLTGWNREQAIGRLVPEVYRLVDESSKERVEGPVSRVRQSLEVEKSSERVRLLNKRGVEMFVSDSASPVRDVSGKLAGIVLVFRDISMQKRRIKEIEHLSFHDSLTGLYNRNFFEKEIDRLNAPRQLPLSIIMGDVNGLKLTNDIYGHQKGDELLKSIAELLRKECRQEDILARWGGDEFILLLPRTSKEAAEEISERLIQSAQKQRFMNLGLSISIGTATKDEEFQNIYDVLAEAEQRMYHKKLLEKNSMRSSIITSLLESLSQKSHETKKHCARLESLAHDIGVELCLTSNEVNDLSLAARLHDVGMVIVADDILQKPSRLTDREWETLKQHSEAGYRICQSVPEVSHVARFVLAHHERMDGSGYPYGLHGEEIPLFSRIIAVADTYDVLTHGRSYSSPKSSELALEELQTLRGSIYDAQVVDALCKLKGKAERVVQPTDIFSGY from the coding sequence ATGACGATACAGGATAGAGTATACAGCAATTCCGGTCCCAATCTTTTTGAAATAACCTTCCAAATGATGTGCAAAATTTCCCCAGATGGGGTTATTTGCTCTGCAAATGAGTCCCTACTAGAACAGTTAGGATATCTTCCTATTGAATGCAATAATCGTTCGATTGGGGATTTTGTGATGCCCCAACAGCTGGATTTGATATTGAAATCTGCGAAGCATTTGGCGGAAGGCGAAACGAGCGAAGCACTTCTGGTAGACCTACAAACGTCGGCCGGAGAGGTGATTTCCTGTATGCTGCGTATGCAGTGCTTTGAAGGCGAAATAGTTGCCTTGTTTGTACCGACTAAAAAAGAAGCAGAACATATTGAGCGCTCGATTGACAGTTTCCAACTAATATCTAGAATACTGGAGAAAGATGCCAAGGACTCCAATCAGTTTTATCACTATATCTTACGTGAACTGATGGCAATATATGGATATAAGAGTGGATGCCTGCGGGTGTTTGAACAGGAATCCGACTGCTATACCCAGTTCCAATACTATGGCCAGGAAAAGTGGAATGGCGAAGATTGGTGCGCACTTCGATTTGAAGATAGCATTGATTTATGGAGCTATGTCAAGGAGACAATGTTGCCCCTGACGATACCTTGTTTGGAGGATTTCTTGAAACAAAGAGGACTCGTCGGTGCTAGCGAGTTGCAAGTAAACAATCTACTCCTCCTACCCATCTTGCAAGAAGAAGAGGTGAAAGCCTGTTTGCTGCTTGCGGATTGTGAGTCCCCTATTTCTGAGGAACGCATAGACATTCTTTCTTCCCTACTGGCAACAGTGTGGGATATTGTTGAACAAAAACAGATATCCAGGCGTCTTGCCCGAAAAAACGATGGTATGAAAAAGCTCTATTCTCATTTGGAAGAAGGCGTGGCGACCTACGATTTGATTCTAGATGAGTCGAAAAAAGTGATGGACTACCGTTTCTTGGATGTGAACCGGGCATTTTTTGAGCAAATAGGTTGTGGTAGACAACTATTGTATGGTCGTAAGGGATCCGAATTTTATGGACAGACCCCAGCACCATATTTGCAAGAATTTACTCAAGTGATGCGTACTCGCAGATCACTTCAGTTTGAGCAATTTGATAAAAAGTTAAATAAGAATTTTCATATATCCGTTTTTCCTGTTGGAGATACCCAAGTGGCGACCATCTTCTATGACCGTACTTCACAGAAGAAGTTGCAGGTAGCGATGCAACTGGAAAAAGAACGTTTGGCTGTTGCTCTTAGTTCTATTGGAGATGGAGTAATTTCTGCCGATATCGCGGGTAGAATCGTAGAGATGAATCGGGTAGCGGAATCTCTTACCGGATGGAACCGGGAGCAAGCGATTGGCCGCTTGGTGCCGGAAGTGTACCGCTTGGTAGATGAAAGCAGTAAGGAGCGGGTAGAAGGTCCTGTAAGTAGGGTGCGGCAATCGCTAGAAGTAGAAAAGAGTAGTGAACGTGTAAGGTTGCTAAACAAACGAGGTGTCGAAATGTTTGTTTCTGACAGTGCCTCACCAGTTCGAGATGTTTCCGGTAAGCTTGCGGGCATCGTGTTGGTATTTCGAGATATATCCATGCAGAAGCGCCGCATTAAGGAAATTGAGCATTTGAGTTTCCATGATTCTCTTACCGGCCTATATAACCGTAATTTCTTTGAAAAAGAAATAGATCGATTGAATGCACCCAGACAGTTGCCCTTATCCATTATTATGGGGGACGTGAATGGCCTTAAGTTGACCAATGATATATATGGACACCAAAAAGGGGATGAACTCCTGAAAAGCATTGCGGAGCTGTTGCGCAAGGAATGCCGTCAAGAAGATATCTTAGCTAGATGGGGCGGGGATGAATTCATTCTTTTGCTTCCCCGGACTTCGAAAGAAGCAGCCGAAGAAATCTCAGAGCGCCTAATCCAGAGTGCCCAGAAGCAACGATTTATGAATTTGGGACTGTCAATTTCCATTGGGACTGCCACCAAGGATGAAGAATTCCAGAACATATATGACGTATTGGCTGAAGCAGAGCAGCGCATGTACCATAAGAAGCTACTCGAGAAAAATAGTATGCGCAGTTCCATTATTACTTCTTTGTTGGAAAGCTTGAGTCAAAAATCCCATGAAACCAAGAAGCACTGTGCTCGGCTTGAGTCATTGGCCCATGATATTGGGGTTGAGCTTTGTCTGACCTCCAATGAGGTGAATGATCTGTCCTTGGCTGCTCGCTTGCACGATGTGGGTATGGTAATCGTGGCAGACGATATCTTGCAAAAACCCTCTCGCCTGACAGACCGTGAATGGGAAACCTTGAAGCAGCATTCTGAGGCGGGTTACCGGATTTGCCAATCTGTGCCGGAAGTATCTCATGTGGCTCGTTTCGTATTGGCCCATCATGAGCGAATGGATGGATCTGGCTACCCCTATGGACTACATGGGGAGGAGATACCGCTGTTTTCCAGAATCATTGCGGTAGCAGATACCTATGACGTATTGACCCATGGGCGGAGCTACAGTTCCCCCAAGTCTTCTGAGCTAGCTTTGGAAGAACTGCAAACTCTGCGGGGGTCTATATATGACGCGCAGGTAGTGGATGCCCTTTGCAAGTTGAAGGGAAAGGCAGAAAGAGTTGTGCAGCCAACAGATATATTTAGTGGATATTAA
- a CDS encoding DUF4430 domain-containing protein: MIRGRKWLAVLLCILLGMTSVPGAALAGTRDTSYDASAQQFAEELFNSHSETGVVSFADIGGFDLGSVLGLYFADVEVGKWSHEDLSVAEAAYDMTAENSKELANQYMAQFLIDNPAYQDLDALAAQLKENFDVGYDEDGSQAGFFYPGAYGQWGNMDCLDRLAMTDWHERVSLSQGEMASIVEYVLSLAIADGEQGFGAGYGTDYKMTAQALRILYVYGSLLDYDQYTSLVDRADDALDRALLWMEQGYYQVTKEDETVNVPYLQTDGSLKGGDWDIPVIDTGEYLATLDVLGFSSSEIIDRVEGELTLENGANPLHFLNTQSPADLGNMQQVETALRGLLAVGAYVDDTVEMNIQLDTVGSVSLEELAVGESVYLRASGDTLSGEVIDLTVDSDYLVESPALGHVDKDLTTAWFTRDSLLSGRLQVESPEGYSDEIELSPVSVWVRVEAPDYTLQPFVEVDIQDAASYQEVISLWADQYGHEVSFDEFGNIILVDGISPVGVSADAGLALWVPVDERESYHDGDRLVLSGNSSVRSAEIELDASQALPGKLVTATVQDALSEPVAVAELVYYDEAHSETPWTVGLTDESGELDFSIPSKGRYWVAASKPAAESTPGIARTMPVELLVGDAVEVRIESPNYTIEPGETVIIEAGVDYVGVLEAWASAAPDRNIVVEGLSIKSIEGESESGLYWMVEPWQADGYSDGDSLIFSGNTSTRQGEISVSDDSIYEGKTVEVLVTASDLPVEGAEVIYYTSSDRETPSIAGLTDEDGKLSLSLTDRGTYFVAADKDNTANWPDPDNGLIRTIPAQVEVSKKDTDDDNDGIRVSVKVNGQDGRLYSGTVSLASSDKYGETPLGALAKTGLSYSASGGFVKRIEDESNLGQNGWMFKVNGTIPMEAADSFDLDNSDVLEWFYSDDLSALDEIDSDDDEDVEYEEAEVLLEGAEARIEDCEGGRILRREQVGDATKIVLSGDDFELILPVELFGDKEVVRFWVRAAADDTQETLGKQLKAQKGIFSANYPLLSFTFEIGDGEDFEPLGYLSKPASLKVLGTAGLGDLVGLMVEDGQMGTVQISFVPYLDEQKTIMLNHFSDYSVASYYKTNELTIAIGEKEFTHNGEQKSMDVAPFIQDGRTMVPLRFLANAFGAWVGWDAELQQASVMLADERVSVVIDEPIEGFDTEAVMLDGRTFVPLSYINAFFDVESIWLPTEKKVMMERPVLE; the protein is encoded by the coding sequence ATGATAAGAGGAAGAAAATGGTTGGCAGTTCTGCTTTGTATCTTACTGGGAATGACTTCAGTACCTGGGGCTGCGCTAGCAGGCACCCGGGATACGAGCTATGATGCAAGTGCCCAGCAGTTCGCCGAGGAATTATTCAATTCGCATAGCGAAACCGGTGTAGTATCCTTCGCAGATATTGGGGGATTCGACCTAGGCTCGGTGCTCGGATTGTATTTTGCAGATGTTGAGGTAGGAAAGTGGTCGCATGAGGATCTTAGTGTGGCTGAGGCTGCCTATGATATGACGGCGGAGAATTCCAAGGAACTGGCAAACCAGTATATGGCCCAGTTTCTAATCGATAATCCGGCCTACCAGGATCTGGATGCCCTAGCAGCGCAGTTGAAAGAAAACTTTGATGTTGGCTATGATGAAGATGGATCCCAGGCAGGATTTTTCTATCCTGGTGCTTACGGTCAATGGGGAAACATGGATTGCCTTGATCGTTTGGCCATGACCGATTGGCATGAGAGGGTATCACTCAGTCAAGGCGAAATGGCGTCTATTGTGGAATATGTTCTTTCTCTTGCGATTGCGGATGGAGAACAAGGCTTTGGCGCTGGATACGGTACAGACTATAAGATGACAGCCCAGGCTCTGCGCATTCTGTATGTTTATGGCTCCTTATTGGATTATGACCAATATACTTCATTGGTAGATCGTGCTGATGATGCTTTGGATAGAGCCCTTCTTTGGATGGAACAAGGTTATTACCAGGTTACCAAAGAGGATGAAACGGTCAATGTACCCTACTTGCAAACGGATGGCAGTTTAAAAGGTGGAGATTGGGACATCCCGGTCATAGACACAGGAGAATATCTGGCTACCTTGGATGTGCTTGGCTTTTCAAGTAGTGAAATTATAGATCGGGTTGAAGGGGAATTGACTCTGGAAAATGGGGCAAATCCTTTACACTTTTTGAATACCCAATCTCCGGCGGATTTGGGAAATATGCAACAGGTTGAGACCGCCTTGCGAGGTCTACTTGCTGTTGGAGCATATGTTGATGATACTGTCGAGATGAATATTCAACTAGATACGGTTGGCAGTGTAAGCTTGGAAGAACTCGCTGTAGGCGAGTCGGTTTATCTAAGGGCTTCAGGTGATACCCTATCTGGTGAAGTTATTGATCTTACGGTAGATTCAGACTATCTGGTGGAATCTCCTGCCTTGGGGCATGTTGATAAGGACCTGACTACGGCTTGGTTTACTAGGGATAGTTTACTAAGTGGCCGGCTTCAGGTGGAGAGTCCGGAAGGATACAGCGATGAAATCGAGCTGTCTCCTGTTTCGGTATGGGTGCGGGTAGAGGCTCCAGACTATACGCTGCAGCCATTCGTAGAAGTAGATATCCAGGATGCTGCCAGTTACCAAGAGGTTATTTCTCTTTGGGCAGACCAGTATGGTCATGAAGTTTCTTTTGATGAATTTGGAAATATCATTCTTGTCGACGGCATTTCACCAGTCGGTGTGAGTGCAGATGCGGGCTTAGCATTGTGGGTTCCAGTAGATGAACGCGAGAGTTACCATGACGGCGATCGATTGGTTCTTTCCGGTAACTCCAGTGTTCGAAGTGCTGAAATTGAATTAGATGCATCACAAGCTCTACCTGGAAAGCTAGTCACGGCTACCGTACAAGATGCACTTTCAGAACCGGTTGCTGTAGCAGAGCTTGTTTACTATGACGAAGCACACAGCGAGACGCCATGGACCGTAGGGTTAACCGACGAGAGTGGGGAACTTGATTTTTCAATACCGAGCAAAGGAAGGTATTGGGTGGCGGCCTCTAAGCCTGCTGCAGAATCAACACCTGGTATTGCCCGTACTATGCCTGTGGAACTACTAGTAGGTGACGCAGTTGAAGTTAGAATTGAGAGTCCGAACTATACCATTGAGCCAGGGGAAACCGTGATTATTGAGGCTGGCGTTGACTATGTTGGGGTATTAGAGGCTTGGGCAAGTGCTGCACCAGATAGAAATATTGTGGTGGAAGGACTATCGATTAAGAGCATTGAAGGGGAAAGCGAATCAGGCTTGTACTGGATGGTGGAACCATGGCAGGCAGACGGATACAGTGATGGAGACAGCTTGATTTTTTCTGGCAATACGAGTACCCGACAAGGTGAAATATCAGTATCCGATGATAGCATCTATGAAGGAAAAACCGTGGAGGTCTTGGTTACAGCAAGTGACCTACCGGTAGAAGGTGCGGAAGTAATCTACTACACCAGCAGCGATAGAGAAACACCTAGTATTGCTGGTCTGACCGATGAAGATGGCAAGCTAAGTCTAAGTTTGACTGACCGGGGTACTTACTTTGTGGCGGCAGACAAGGACAATACGGCGAATTGGCCAGATCCTGACAATGGCCTTATCCGGACAATACCGGCCCAAGTTGAGGTTAGTAAAAAAGATACGGATGATGACAATGATGGTATCCGCGTTTCTGTTAAAGTGAACGGACAGGATGGTCGCCTGTATAGTGGCACAGTGAGCCTAGCATCATCAGATAAGTATGGAGAAACGCCTCTTGGTGCTTTAGCCAAGACGGGATTATCCTATTCGGCATCGGGTGGCTTTGTTAAGCGCATCGAAGATGAATCGAACCTAGGGCAGAATGGCTGGATGTTCAAGGTGAACGGGACCATCCCCATGGAAGCAGCAGATAGCTTTGATTTGGATAATAGTGATGTCTTGGAATGGTTCTATTCAGATGATTTGAGTGCGCTCGATGAAATAGATTCAGATGACGATGAGGACGTTGAATATGAGGAAGCGGAGGTTCTTCTTGAAGGCGCAGAAGCGAGGATAGAAGACTGCGAAGGCGGAAGAATTCTAAGACGCGAACAAGTAGGAGATGCGACCAAGATAGTTTTATCGGGAGATGACTTTGAGTTGATCTTGCCGGTGGAACTGTTTGGAGACAAAGAAGTAGTTCGGTTCTGGGTTCGTGCGGCGGCAGATGACACACAAGAGACCTTGGGAAAACAGTTGAAAGCCCAAAAGGGAATCTTTTCTGCCAACTATCCCTTGCTTTCATTTACGTTTGAAATAGGAGACGGTGAGGATTTTGAACCACTAGGCTATTTGAGTAAACCGGCAAGCTTGAAGGTGCTTGGAACGGCAGGCCTTGGAGACTTGGTAGGCTTGATGGTAGAAGATGGTCAAATGGGTACGGTGCAGATTTCTTTTGTTCCCTACCTAGATGAGCAAAAAACCATAATGCTAAATCATTTTAGTGATTACTCAGTAGCAAGCTACTACAAGACCAATGAGTTGACCATTGCGATTGGTGAAAAGGAATTCACCCATAATGGTGAACAAAAGAGTATGGACGTAGCACCTTTTATCCAGGATGGTAGAACTATGGTGCCGCTTAGATTTTTGGCGAATGCCTTTGGAGCCTGGGTCGGTTGGGACGCAGAATTGCAACAAGCTAGTGTAATGCTAGCAGATGAGCGTGTCAGCGTAGTGATAGATGAACCCATTGAAGGTTTCGATACCGAAGCAGTAATGCTCGATGGTAGAACCTTTGTGCCCCTGTCCTACATCAATGCATTTTTCGATGTGGAGTCGATTTGGCTTCCAACAGAGAAAAAGGTCATGATGGAGCGACCGGTTCTGGAATAG